The genomic segment ATCAGTTTGTATTctgaacaaagacacacacacacatacacacatgcacatgcacatgcacatgcacatctTCTCCTCTTGACTGCCCCTTACAGAGTCATTTAAAGCCTAGTTGCAGCTATAAGTGGTTCACTTTAAAAACAGGgcacaaaaacacagtttaaacatGATGTGATGCACTTTGATTCGTCTAaagaaaacattacaaaaagggCATGAACATCATTTTTCCAATAGGCATATAAGAGCATCTCATATTGTAATCAGCTCCAGTCCATTATTGTCTATAGAGATACAGCatggggtcatttttgtcttgaaGTTGGATTTTCCTGATGGCAgataaaatcttgttttttacaTGAAGTCTGGAATTAATTTGCGAGAtgatgcattttcatttataagaaaataaaagactcTTGTTGATCAGGTCGCTGTGCTTTCAGGGTCGCGTCTCAGCACCTGTGGCTCAGAAAAGCCCCAAAACTGTTTCTCTCATATTAACTTTCAGTAAATTATTGGATTTGGAACATTTAAATATCATTTAGATGATATGTAAATCCCATGATACGATTTAATCCCGATACTttagtcacgatacgatattatttcgattttaagcattttgcgatatggtgagtattgcgatacaatatattgtgatttaactgtttaactgcattttgtgtccacaataTTAAATTCAGTCATAAATTGTTTTCCACGACGATGCTCGCTTTAAgcctcactgctctgaattttttttgacTGAAGCATAAAAGGAGCcaaactttgcagtgttattttgacaacttcccgacacgatatcctgatgcacatggtgccagattctttagatcttctagtttcatatgatatcagtgTAAAATCAGCACACAATCCACAGAGAAAAGGTCTATTTACTTCATTATTTCGACCATCAgtaattaaaatatttccatTCTAAAGTTGATGCTGATCTCAAAAATCTCATATTGGTTCATCTCTAAATTGTTTTCAGCGTTTCCACTATATTCATTTATTAGTAGCAGCCggcttagggctgggcgatatattgatttaaaagatatatcgatatatttttagatgtgatatggaattagaccacatcacatatatatagatatagtttaaaaaatatattttatatataaatgctccattactagggtttgtcatattaagttcttttgtaatgttcatgtaatgtagtgtcatttttttatactttctaaattgctgattgatatttacacaacatccaggggacaaataaccctttactcccgctgctgaaaaaaatcctaaaggaatatatatatatatatatatatatatatatatatatataattaaacatTACACATTAAAGGCAGCATGCAGATCACTTTATAGATGAATTTAAGTACACCAGGTAGACATCTGAGCCAGCACATGCCacacaacaaatgaaaaatgtggcCTCATAAGCAGCAGCTTGTTAAATCACTGTATTGATGGTACATGTGTCGGAGCTGAGATTCAGACTTAATCATTTCTGTGTTTGATTGTAAAAGCTCAATACTTTTTCTTGCTGGAGTCATTTATTCTATAAAAAACTCCCGTGCTGACTTAGTTCTTAGAGGTCAAGTGGCATAATTGTGTTTCGGGGCTGAAGGATGATCATCTCTTTATGCTGCACGCAGGAGTGTCATTGCATAAAGGTCACTGGCAGTTGAATCATCAGGAACTTTAAAGGTTTTCTCCTAagtgaggtgtttttttttttgtgtcgaGAGAGCAGAGAGTGAAGTGCAGAGGATCGTAAAGCTTATTATGTGTCTTCTACTATAAAGTTGCTGGAGGTGCTTTGATGTGCTCGGCACAAGCCTGTTGACATGGAAACTGAAGAGGCTATTGTGCGACGAGTGATTCAAACCGCCAGTTTTGGTGAAATAAGGATCAATTCATGAGTCATTTGAtcttactgtttgtttttgtatctcCAAATGTTGGAGAGTGATTCATTAATTTCAAACTTCACAGTGATTTAAAGGAGTTCcctgccctttttatttttttttagtttttaccttaTTGAAATATGCACTCCCTCGATAGTCTGCAGCTACAGTCTGTAACTACAGCTCAAATTAAATTGGTGCGGTATTACAGATCCAAATCACTTCTAAAAGCTTCCATCATATCAAACACTAAATACATCACCTAAACGCCTCATCTGTGCTGCTCTGTGCTGCTGTGTTTCAGCGCTGAGTGGGTGAATGCTTGTAATATCGAGCTCCTGGTGGATTGTGTGAGTCATTAATGTGCTTCAACATGAGTTCAAGCAGCTGAAAATGGTCTTCATTGATAccgaggttgtttttttaaaattctagtCTAAAATTCTAGTCCTGTATCGAAACAAACagcaaaatgaattaatatggcagatacactaccggtcaaaagttttagaacaccccaatttttccagttttttattgaaattcaagcagttcaagtcaaatgaacagcttgaaagggtacaaaggtaagtggtgaactgccagaggtaaataaaaaaaggtaagcttaaccaaaactgaaaaataatgtacatttcagaattatacaagtaggcctttttcagggaacaagaaatgggttaacaacttaactctactctactcttgagctattttgtccatttttgaattcttttcatgtctttgtaagtcattttgtgtctttttttggtcattttgtgtctttttttagtcctttagtccaacataaaatgtgattttgaatctttttttttactttcaaaacactatcatgctcaataaagaattttaaatgttgcaaatgtgcattagtttcagagtacactgagacattaaactgcataattttcaattaaattctggaaaagttggtgtgttctaaaacacTAGTGTAtataatgttagcattttcacTGCCCGTAAACAAGCTTTATACTAAATAGTAATGTTGGAGCCTATTTTGATTCAGAGTTAGGAGAATATTGTAGAATTTCCCAAACTGAAATAAGGTTCCAATCCAACTACCGGTACATGGCCGACCACTAGAGCTGGGGGGAAATCGATACAgtatagtatcgcgatattttggtGGCAAtgttatatcgattcatggccgccaagtatcgatatttagagTTCCAATGGCCGGCAGCCCTTCAGCATTTTCTGGAGACTGTAGCGGGTTGACTTTTAGGGagatactggagatactggtatcatatcaaactagaagatctaaggaatatcCTGTGTgccaggatatcgtgtcgggtagttgtcgaaataacgctgcaaagtttggctgtttttgatgtttcattcaAAGAAATTCAGatcagtgaagcttaaagttgtggaaagtttgataaaatgctgcagttgttgtcgtccaacatgtttgatatcagttcagttcagtttgactgaatactttgttggtcagtctgtggctttgactctcattgtggagaaataaaaagactgaagtgagatgaatagactgagaattttctcttatttgacaaaacagttCTTGATTGAAattcattttgtggacacaaaatgcagtttaacagttaaattgcaatatattgtatcgcaaaatgcttaaaatcacaataatatcgtatcgtgactcaagtatcgggataaaaccgtatcgtggggcctctgctgattcactcCTCTACTTACCACCTTGGTGAGACTCTGGTTTCTTAGAGACAGAGGTGCAGCTTGTGAACAGGCGAGGAAGGTATTTGCTTTAGGCCTCAAGCTGTTAGAGGCCCTCCGAGGTAGGGCTGTGCCATATCTTGTTGTTCACGctaataccggtatatttttttatatgattacaaaaaaaagcatattgTGGTAAtcgcaacattcctacttcttgacgtagtgacGTAACATCAAGttattgcattcaaaacttactgaagtaaaaatacaaaagtatcagcatcaaaatgtacttaaagtatcaaaagtaaaagtactcgttatgcagaatggacccattcaaaatgttttatgtattgttatttttgatgcatttatgtaagcagcattttactgtcgtCAAGGTAaccactcattttaactacttaatatacttttatgtggttaaatttataaaaaaaaatgtttaatcatgttttgGATGTTAAATTAGGTtgtgaaaagtaacaaaaactgattaaaaaaaaacaatatttgccttttaaatgtgataaagtagaaatataaaggtGCATAAATGAAATAGGCAAGTTAAATAGACCTACTTCAAaactacagtacttgagtatatgtacttagttacattccaccactgacattagcagtaatatttttattattttctatttcttctgttttgtgtcaagtgtacattttttgtatttggctgCTGtcgagatttgcactttacactacagtttgtggttgatttttatttatacaatcaaattatattttctatccatttttcatttttttgtcatttcttcaagaatatcgtttttgcaaaaataccctgaaatatagtgatattcttttagggccatatcgcccacccctactctAAGGGCTgacaaaaagtgttttaaataaagTCCTTATATGGCGTCCCCACAACCCTGTCCACCTTAAACAACCAATGAACAATTTGCAGTGACATCTCAGTAGGAAACCTCCCTAAAAAGGCCCCACGACATTCAGTCACTGCATGATTAACGTAACCTTAACCTTCTTAAAGTTGGAGTTGAGAGTCAGTGAAGGAAAATGAAGAGGAGTTATCTGTCTGGAAGTGAAAAAAGAGGGcaagatgaaaaaaagtaagaaaaaaaaaaaggaaagcgaGACAATGGCACGTGGAGCAGATGATGACGATTAAGTGTAACAGTAAATAACTGAGAAAGGCCGTGCttgcaataattatttttaatgctcTTAACTCAAGATCACAAGTTAATTATATTgttatcttgagaaaacaagcttttttatCCTGACATAATAGGATCATTCTCCTGTTATCATAAGAAAACAAATGGTCTTTTTGGTCTTCACGATGGCTCATTCCAGGTTTGATGATCAAATTTGTCCCAACGGCTTTGCTGACCCACAGTGGTTGGAAATATATGGGgtaacttttgtgtctttattacagaatcaaaaataatagatttaagagcaaaacacactcaaacaatgttttattgcaactacaatacattaaaaatgtattattgcagATCAAAAGTTTTTCTCTCAGATCTATTCTGTTTGATTATGTAATAAAGACACTAACGTTACTTCATACAAACATGCCAAAGACAGAATTCATGCACTGTGTAAACAGAAAGATTATATTCTACATAAATAacatatttaacctatttaacatgctcttattttttaacatgctcttattttttatattcttttttctgttttctatatctatgtgtctgtatattgAGCGGCTGACACAACTAAATTTAtccactgtgggataaataaagtcatatctaaTCTTTTATCTTATCTATCGTATCTTATATAAGCTTATTACAGaagaatatatttattatagtatatatacagataatatatgtgtatgtaacCCTTTTGTAATCACCGATATTTTGTAACTTTTACTgcaaattaataatttttttcacattaactaAAAGATTAgaattaaatctaattttaaaattcaaatacGTAAAGCCTTTACATGTGACTAGTTACTCCCCAACACTGGACCTCTAAAGGATCTCTTTATCTCTGTTTTCGCTCCATcttgtgtgtgcagtgtattTGCATGTCAAGGAGAAAGCTTATCTAAGTGGTCATACTCTCTGGAGACCTGGATATTGACAGTAAACTAAGTAAAACCGGTTGTTAAATAATGCATCAAAAGATCCTGCCTGTTACATTAAGTCACTCTTGGATTCTGTGTGTACGTGTGGTGCACGCTTTACAGTTAAATGTCTCGTCTGTGTCTCCCCAGAGAGTGTACGGACGCTGGTGATGATCCGTGACGATGCTCGCTGAACGGTCTCTCTGAGCTCAAACCACCATCGCAGGACCCCGTGGATGAAGACGCTGAGACCATGGTGAAAGCTCAACGGAGCCAGCCTGTGAAATGCAGGAAGCCCCGGAAGGagaagggaggaaaggagaaaGGAGGTGGCGtgaaaaaagggaaagagagaaagaatgagTTGAGAGGGAGGAAAAAGAAGGATAAGAAAGAGCCACATCGACACAGAAAGAAGACGCTGGCGGTGGGAGACGGAGACGGGCTGGACTGCTGCGTCCTGCTCACCCGTCTGGAGGAGAAAGGAGTCGTGTGTAAAGAGAAGGATGCTCCTAAAGCTGGGAAAGAAAAGAGGGCTGAAGTCAAGAAGAAGCTGCACTCCAGCTCCAGTGGAAGAAGGACCAAATCTGGACTTAAGAAAACTCGCACAGCCAATCAGCAAGCACTGGAACCAAAAATCAACCAATCGGACACCTTACTCATGTTCCCGGCTCTCTTTGAGCCCCGCAGGCGGAGAATGGCCTCCCTCAACGCCGAGGCCGTCAACAGCTTGCTGCTCTACAGAGACGATTCTCTCGCCGCGTCGAATCTCGCAAAAAAACGGCAGACTTCAAACGAAGACAAAGCTAAAAGACTCGCTCAAACCGAACAAAAGGGTCATAAAACCAAAAAGGTTTCTCCAGGAGGGAAAGCAAAAGAAAGACCTAAAAAGCAGAGGCGGTCGGCAGCTGAGGCTCAGGAGATTGACTGGTTGGCGTTGTTTGCGCCAACGCCTCGGCGCCAGGCAGGCCTCACCGCCGCCACGTTGCTCAGACTCACCAGCGCCCAGTACGGAACCAAACGGCAGAAGAAGTCGGAGTCCACGCCGGCGAGCGGGAGCGAAGCAGCGGCTACGACTCAGGATGAGATTAGCGGGAAGCTAGCATGTGGAGAAACAACACTGACCAAAAGAACAACACATCCCAAACACGAGGACCAACTAAAGCACATAAAACAGGGTACCGAGGAGCATTCCCAGCTGGACGCCACCATCCAGGGCTGCTGTAGTTTGTGTAAAAGCGAGGCTCCGGAGTGGAAGGGCGCCGCGGGAGGACCCGAGTGTCTCAAACACGAGCTCCACCGCGGCTCCTCTCTGGGATTCTCCGTGAAAACAATCAAAGAGGAGCAAGTGGAGGCCGAGGTGTCCTCCTGCTACTGCTGCTCCCAGGAGAGGTGCGTGGAGTACTGTCACAGACTGGCCCTCTTCCTCAAGGACAAGCCCTTCAAGGAGCCGGAGGACGGATCGCCGCCCGAGGTgttccaccaccaccatcaccaccatcaccatcaccaccaccatctGCAGCCGCCACACTCAGCCATCACCATCAGCCCGCACACTTACACCTGCTTCCCCGGCTACTACGTCCACTTCAGCCACCCGGACACGCCCCCCTCTCCCATGTCGCCGCTCGCTTTGTGCCCAAAGAGCGGCAAGAGGCCCAAGCTGCTCCCCAGCAGCGGTCCGCAGCCCTCAGGGATTACCCACCCAGTGTACTGCTGCGCCTCGGTGGAGGCTTGCTACGGAGAGCCCTGCAGGATCAACGGCTACTCCTCCTACACCAGTGTGATTCCAGGCCTCTCCAGAGGAGGCTGCTCCTTCAGCCCCGCAGACTGCACCACATGTAACCACGGCAGCATCAAAAGAGGTGAGCAGACACGAGATTGACATTACTGGGTTTACTTTTTGTCAACTTGCAGCAGCAGTGTTTCTTGAAGTCTCCCAACAAGATGAGCTAACGCGCTGGTATCTCTCCTGATGGCATTATATAACAACACTGACATCTTTCTCAAGAGCCTCAGATGTGAAGCCCAAGGACAGCAGAGTGCCCATTATCTCTTTCATTTCTCAATCTTCACAGGATGTGTAtatttactgctgctgctgcaggggaACATGTGGCAGTGGCGGAGTGAAGATACCATAAATCCTTTGGTTGTTTTAACATCTTATCTTTTTTAATAGATGAACAATAATAGCCAGTAAATCGATTATGAACAACTAACAAAAGACACGTATGATTAATATGGTGGTCAAAACATATACACAAGTAAAATAAGCTATGCACCACATAAATAAAACACCTTATTATTAGAACATAAAACTCTTGGCCTTAAAGTTAAATAACTcacatttgctcagcttgtttccctgataacttaagatccagatgtctgtataaaatattttgtctggttaaaattaagaaaaaaagcagtataaactagaaatataagaaaagtATTATTAAATaagcaagtaaaaaatataacgtattaacaatttacagtataaacaagtagacataaaagtaataacaattaaaacaaaaataaaataaaaaactttaggTACAAAAATAAGCCACACTAATAAAATAATGGAAAAGGGGACACaaagtataaataaaacaccatattattagAACATAAAACTCTTGAGCTGAGAGTTAAATAACTCACGTttgttcagcttgtttctctgataaattaagCTCCAGACGTCTGATTACTAAAATATTTTGTCTGGTTAAAATATCTAAACATCTAACATCTTAATGATGTGTcataaaatgtggcttaaaacttgATTAATAGTAAATTTATGGCTGCTTGTGGCAGAATACACAAAGGGCATATGATGCTATTGGCTGGCCACAAAATGAAACGGATCTTTAACTTtattaaaattacagatttctcttaaaaaaaaaaaatcacatcacatcacaaggTCTGTTTTCAGTCAGTGTACAATCATTTAGTCTTGCATTTCAATAAAATCGGGAGGCTTGCAACAGACTGATTaaatttttatacttttttttaagtccctGTTATACATCAGCTTCCAAAAACACAGGATcccacatttcccataatgcaactcagTGGCATCGTTTGTTAAATTTCCCCTGCCTGAtaaattcagtggtggaagaagtattcagatctctaacttaagtaaaagtactaatacaacactgtgaaattactccactataggtaaaagtcctgcattcaaaacttagtgaagctaaagtaaaaaattatcagcatcaaaatgtacttaaatgatcaaaagtaaaagtactcgttatgcggaatggatccactcagattgttttatatattccaaatatataatttttgatacatttaagtaagcagcgttttatttattttttaaggttgtgctcattttaactacttaaactGTTAtgagatgtatttatttatatatatttttaaagtctaatcccttttaattgatcatgtttttatgttaaatctcgacctgaaaattaactaaagctgtcagctaaatgtagtggagtaaaaagtacaacatttgcctcaaaatgtagtggagtagaagtataaagttaaataaaatataaatactcaagtaaagtacaagtacctcaaaattgtacttaagtacagtacttgagtaaatgcacttagttaaTTCCCCCACTGGTTAAATGCCTACATCTTTCAACTCTTTGCCCCCAGTTTGTAATCGAGGCTTCCCTCAGACATTAGAGAGCTCCCTGCAGAgccacaaaagaaaataaatgactttttttttcccaggcTGAGCTCAACATGACAAGATGACTGAACTTTATGTGTAAAATCCCTGACCCCTTTCAGTAAGACAGTGGGACTTCCCTAATAAGTTTCATGAACACACACTACAGTTATTAGGTTTTTTGTATGCAGTGCTCCCCCCTAATCTGGCTGCCAAAGCACTACAATGTGCATAGAATAGCTATTATGTCGGACATTTATAATCTCCCGTTTTGGAATGTCACTCGAGTGGGAGGTAGCACAAAAATATCAGATAAAGGGCAAGACCTCTTTTGTCTTCATCTGAATACGAGCAGCCGGACAGTGAATACGAGGCCTGTGCAGCTGAAAGCTAATGAGCTCACTGTATGAGTTCACTTAGTTACTGTGTTGGAGTCAGAGATGTGAACCAGGACAGGAAAACTCTCTGTGATGTCTGCGGCTTCAGGGTGTGGGTGTAATGGTTGAAAACACCTGAATGTGACCTCGAAACAACACTAATTACACGTGCACACACCCCAGCGTGCTCAGCTGCACTCATTCTCTCTTTTCTGTGGTCTCCGGCACACAAAAAGCAGGTCAGGCTGTGAGGATTGAGACTCTTGTCTTTTTAGATTTCAtagaagacattttgacatgtcacagtgGGAAAAGGCACGGGTGTAAATGATAGAATTAAtgatggctgaattccatttCACTGCTTCTCCTGGTGTTGTGCACGCTGTCACAGCTCACTGGAACATTTGAATAGAACAGAGCCATCGCTAATGTTATTAATAACACCTGTGGTTTTTCTGCCACGGCGGGTCAAAATGTGTGCTACAGTCCTCCCACACAGGTGTTGCCACTTTTCTGCCTGATTAGACCTCCTCACTGTACTC from the Centropristis striata isolate RG_2023a ecotype Rhode Island chromosome 16, C.striata_1.0, whole genome shotgun sequence genome contains:
- the bahd1 gene encoding bromo adjacent homology domain-containing 1 protein, whose protein sequence is MVKAQRSQPVKCRKPRKEKGGKEKGGGVKKGKERKNELRGRKKKDKKEPHRHRKKTLAVGDGDGLDCCVLLTRLEEKGVVCKEKDAPKAGKEKRAEVKKKLHSSSSGRRTKSGLKKTRTANQQALEPKINQSDTLLMFPALFEPRRRRMASLNAEAVNSLLLYRDDSLAASNLAKKRQTSNEDKAKRLAQTEQKGHKTKKVSPGGKAKERPKKQRRSAAEAQEIDWLALFAPTPRRQAGLTAATLLRLTSAQYGTKRQKKSESTPASGSEAAATTQDEISGKLACGETTLTKRTTHPKHEDQLKHIKQGTEEHSQLDATIQGCCSLCKSEAPEWKGAAGGPECLKHELHRGSSLGFSVKTIKEEQVEAEVSSCYCCSQERCVEYCHRLALFLKDKPFKEPEDGSPPEVFHHHHHHHHHHHHHLQPPHSAITISPHTYTCFPGYYVHFSHPDTPPSPMSPLALCPKSGKRPKLLPSSGPQPSGITHPVYCCASVEACYGEPCRINGYSSYTSVIPGLSRGGCSFSPADCTTCNHGSIKRDDYPSALNDHHSPSSVPISPSPRTLTGCPVPTVPPAGQSVPHVQTPLSDPSQPQPPLQVAKECPQSAKSPSGSRSGARGTGSISSAVCPLSRDKKQKLGSASVGGRTVAKQPKNGRQKSTNGWQPVGLPFQKEVFSVGEEALVLRKCFEGIQRDGELIRVRDTVLLKSGPRKKTLPYVAKISSLWEEPESGELMMSLFWYYRPEHTQGGRNPSVHCENEIFASRHQDVNSVACIEDKCYVLTLTQYCRFCALVKRRREGVRDCVASLVVPPFVGNPMPTHHCVPDDVDTELVFFCRHVYDFRYGRLLKNLQ